The genomic window CAGGTAATTATTAAGACTGTTTTTATTGACGGTGAGGGCAAAGAGTATTTGGGATATATATATTGGAGTGATCCCGATACTCTTGAAGACCTGAAGCCTGTTTTGTTTGTAAATGAAGAAGATTGCATTACTTTTTGGAATGGAATGATAAAGCCGTCATGGGATGACTATGATGCTGCTCTACAAGTGATGAAAGACCGTTTTCCTATAACATTCCGCTCAGATGCAATTGAAAATTTGCCATCTATATCTGGCGTATTAGATGGGCTTTATTTTATAAGTGATGACGACAGTATTCAGTATATATAAAAACAACAATTAGAGACAGGCATGAGTTAATAATAATCGAGACACCCACTCGAAGCCCGGCCAGTCCGGGCTTTTCTTTTTAGCCGCTGAGCTGCGCGAGCTGTTTGGCTTGGTGCTTTAAAATCATGCCATCGATCAGCGATTGTATGGTGCGTTGATCTTCGCTAGACATCTGGCTTACCGCTTCAAACACAAACAATTAGAGACAGGCATGAGTTAAGGGGGATATTAGCTACTGCCTGTTTTTTTATTGTTGTTATTTGATTTTTATCTTAGTTGGAAAGTGAAATGTCCAATATCCCTAAATACCGGCATTTTTAATCGCTTTCACAAATTTTAGGCGAGCGAAATTCTTGAATTGGGTATTTAGTTCTAACGCAGGGTTATACAAATAAACTTCTAGCTAAACTGATCCCCGGTGGCTTTTTATAACCAAGATTTTCGGCTGCTAACCGAATAGCATTCTCAGAACCTGCAAAAGTCGACACCCGTTTTTCAAATTGCGTAGTTAAAATTAACCACTCAGCAGGCGCTATACCTAGCCGTGTAAGAATAGGTGGTAGGTGCTGGCAAATGCTACCGCGTTTATCCGGCCGCACTGCACGCCCAGTCCAATCTACAAGTTCTAAATAATCGGCCAGTTTAAAGGGTAGGCCATCTGGCATGGGTTGGCGTGGGTTGCCCACAAAAGGGTAGAGGGTTTTGGGTTGGTTTTGGTTGGAGGCTATTTGGTCTACACGAAGCTTAATAGAAGTGTGTATGGAATTTTCTGACGTATCTGCCATGTTGGCTCGCACTGGGTTTAAGTCTACGTATGCCATGCACGCGGCAAGTGCTTTTTCATCTAACAGTGCTTGCGAGCTAAAGCGTGATTCCCAAAAGCTGCCGGTGCAGTGGTCTTCTGCGTTTGCCATGCGGGCAATGGGTTCGTTCAAGGCGCGCATAAACCAACTAATATCGAATAGCTGTTTGCGCCACAGCTCAATTTTAATTGCTACTGCGTCGAGTTCTACGTCTGTTAAGTTTTCAGTTTGCTCATACTTTTGGGTTAGTAAGGTGCCTTTGTATACGCGGTGCCATCTGGCGCATACTTCTTTAGCGGTAAGTGCTAGCGCTTTTGGTTGGTTGATATGAAGTACAAGGTGGATGTGATTGGACATGACTGCGTAGGCACAAACATCTATACAAAAAACTTCTGCTAATAAGTGGATTCTATCTTCCACCCACTGGCGGCGGTGTTCGTAATCTGTGTTTGTAAGGGCATCGTAGCCACATAAAAATGCACGGCGTACGCAGCGTGAAGTGCAGTGATAATAAGGTGTGGCGTCTAACGAAACCTGCATTTTTCTGGGTTTGGGCATATCTAACCTCCTGTTGGATATACAGTGTTTTATACAGTTGTACTGGTTTGGTGTCAATTGTTGGTGTGGGTTAGTGAGGCTTGTTATAACTCTTCATTCAAAAGCGCCCGATGGCGGCTTTGCCTTATCGGGCCTACGGGTTAACTTCAAAACTAGTTAGGTTAGTAATCAATTTCTTTATCTGACAGCTGGTGAAACGGTGTTTCATAAGTAAAAAGCATATGCGCGCAGGAGCGTATATTTCGAATAGCAATAAGAGGGTGTTATTTGTTAGATTTTTAAAACTTTTAGTTTACGCGCAGGGTGTCATAAATTAATCTTCACATATTCGGTATGACCAATGCTAATATTCCTGTCTGGCCTAATGTGTTTTTTTGTTAGATCAAAATAGGTTTTTTGTGTTACCAGAATAGGATGCTGGTATAGGTTGTGTCGAAGGGGTTTAGCACCGGAATACCCCAGTACACCACAATTAAAATAATGACCTACCTAACCAGGTGATAATGATGCGTAATAAAATCCTATTGGCGCTTGTATTGTGTGGAGCTTCTGCCTCTGCCTTTGCGGCTAGTAATCGTCCTAGTGGTTACACAACTATCTGTAAAACCGATCAAACTTGTTCTGTAAGCTCGTCTACCAACGTTGCGTTCGGCGCTGCTGGTAAGTTTGTTTACAAAGTAATTAACGGTACCTTTACTTGTAATACATCTACTTTTGGCAGCGATCCTAACCCTGCTAAATCTGTAAAAGAATGTTCTGTACCTACTAATGGTTCTTCTAGCACTAGCAGCACCAGTAGTTCTTCTAGCTCTAGTTCAAGTAGCTCATCGGGTTCAAGCAGCTCATGTGGCACTGGTGGCGGCGCAACTGTATGTTTAAGTGCAGGTGGCGGCAGTAACGATATCGATTTAACTTGGACAGTATCTGGTTCTATTTCTAGCGCTCAGGTTTACCGCGACACAGATTCTAACCC from Saccharophagus degradans 2-40 includes these protein-coding regions:
- a CDS encoding transposase — protein: MPKPRKMQVSLDATPYYHCTSRCVRRAFLCGYDALTNTDYEHRRQWVEDRIHLLAEVFCIDVCAYAVMSNHIHLVLHINQPKALALTAKEVCARWHRVYKGTLLTQKYEQTENLTDVELDAVAIKIELWRKQLFDISWFMRALNEPIARMANAEDHCTGSFWESRFSSQALLDEKALAACMAYVDLNPVRANMADTSENSIHTSIKLRVDQIASNQNQPKTLYPFVGNPRQPMPDGLPFKLADYLELVDWTGRAVRPDKRGSICQHLPPILTRLGIAPAEWLILTTQFEKRVSTFAGSENAIRLAAENLGYKKPPGISLARSLFV